The Cellulomonas sp. S1-8 genomic sequence GGGACAGACCAGCGACGGCCGTATCCACCAGCTCGACTGGGGCATCGGCTGCATCGAGGACTTCCGCACGGCCACGCTCACCTGGGGCGCCTGCACCAACAGCCCCAACGAGGTCTGGTCGCCGCTGGCGACCGTCTGACCCTGTCGGGTGCGGCCGGCCCCGCGCCGATGTCGAGATGCGGGGCAGATCGACTGCCCGAGGGGGGTCCGGGGCCTCAGGCGCACGGCGGTGGCTCGACCCTCTGCTACGGCGCGCGGACCTCGAGGACGTCGTCGAGGCCCGTGAAGTCACCGACGTTCCTCGTGACCAGCACGGCGCCGTGAGCGTGGGCCGTCGCCGCGATCAGCAGGTCGAACGCCCGGGCACGCGGCTGCCGCCCGGCCGCGATCGCCTTCGTCGCCAGCAGGGCGTAGGACGACGCGACCGTGTCGTCGATCGGCAGGGCGGCCAGCGCGCTCTCGGCACTCGACAGGACCCGCATCCGCGCGCCGCCCTGCTCTCGGGTGTGCGCGCGATCAGGACCCCGAAGCGCAGCTCGGCCAGCGTCGCCATGCTGATCGCGGCTTCATCGCCCGTGGTGGTCGGCACCAGCCCGTCGATCAGGATGTTCGTGTCGAGGATCAGCCTCACCGGTGGGTGCCGCGCTCGAACGGATCGGTCGCGGCGCCGTCGACCAGCGCCATGTCCTCGTTCCAGTGAGGCCAGCGCTGGGGTCGACCACCGGGTTTCGCGGGCCGCTAGCCTCGGACGGTGGTCAGCGCCGAGGAGATCGTCCGCCATCACCCTGACGACCCCGACGGCGCCGAGTGGCTCGTGCCGTCCCCGCCGGCCGACGTCGTCATCGTCGAGTACGACACCCGCTGGCCCGCCGCGTACGAGGCGCTCGCCGACCTCGTCCGGGAGGCGCTCGGCGACGCGGTGCTCGCGCTCGAGCACGTCGGGTCCACGTCGGTCCCCGGCCTGGCGGCGAAGTCGATCGTCGACCTCGACCTGACCGTCGCCGACTCGACCGACGAGCCGAGCTACGTGCCGGCGCTGGAAACCGCAGGCTTCACGCTCGTCCTGCGCGAGCGCGGCTGGCACGAGCACCGCCTCCTCGTCTCGGACACCCCGCAGGCCAACCTGCACGTGTGGAGCCCGGACAGCCCCGAGGCCGTCCGCCACGTGCTCCTGCGCGACTGGCTGCGGGAGCACCCGGAGGATCGTGAGGCCTACGCAGCTGCCAAGCGCTCGGCCGCTGACCGCCTGCGCATGGCAGGGGGTGGTCGGACGGCGGACTACAACGAGCTGAAGGCCCCGGCGATCCGCGAGATCCTGGACCGGCTCTTCCACGCGCACGCCCTGCTCTGACCCGGCGGGCGAGGTACACGACAGCTCAGCCGGCGCCGCGCTCGCTGTTCGAGGTCGGGCGGCAGACCAGCACCG encodes the following:
- a CDS encoding PIN domain-containing protein, which codes for MRVLSSAESALAALPIDDTVASSYALLATKAIAAGRQPRARAFDLLIAATAHAHGAVLVTRNVGDFTGLDDVLEVRAP
- a CDS encoding GrpB family protein, which produces MVSAEEIVRHHPDDPDGAEWLVPSPPADVVIVEYDTRWPAAYEALADLVREALGDAVLALEHVGSTSVPGLAAKSIVDLDLTVADSTDEPSYVPALETAGFTLVLRERGWHEHRLLVSDTPQANLHVWSPDSPEAVRHVLLRDWLREHPEDREAYAAAKRSAADRLRMAGGGRTADYNELKAPAIREILDRLFHAHALL